The DNA window CCTCACCCTACCCTCTCCCCAAAGGGGAGAGGGGAAAACCTTCTCTGACTCTCAGTCGTCCTACCTTCTCCCCCCCACACTTCCCTCTTCCCAACGGGGAGAGGGGAAAAGCTTCTTTCCCTCTCAGTCACCCTGTCCTCTCCCCCTCACCCTACCCTCTCCCCCGGGGGGAGGGAGTTTTCATTAACGGAAAGCCGAGCTCTTTCCGTTTTTCGAGATACTTGAGGGCGGCCTTGCGGGCGAGCTTTCTGACTCGCCCGATATAGCTCACTCTTTCGGTCACGCTTATTGCTCCCCGCGCATCAAGCATGTTGAAAATATGTGAGCACTTTATGACATGATCGTACCCGGGAAGAACAAGCCCCTTGTCAAGAAGTCTTCCTGCTTCCTTTTCATAGATCTCAAAGAGCTTGAAGTGCGTCTCGATGTCGGCTTCGTCGAAATTGAAAATGCAGAATTCCTTTTCGTTCTGGAGAAAAATCTCTGCCCACTTCACGTCCTTGGACCACGCGATTTCTGTCACCCTATCCTTGCCCTGAATGATCATCGCTATTCTTTCGAGTCCATACGTGATTTCTGCCGATACCAGGTCGAGATCCAGGCCGCCCGCCTGCTGAAAGTAGGTGAACTGGGTTATCTCGGTCCCATCAAGCCATACCTGCCATCCAAGACCCCAAGCACCCAGCGTAGGCGATTCCCAATCGTCTTCAACAAGCCTCACGTCGTGCTTTCTTGGCTCGATGCCAATGTGTTCAAGGCTTCTGAAGTAAACATCGAGAATATCATCAGGGGAAGGTTTCACAATAACCTGGTATTGATAGAACTGCTGCATCCGGTTGGGATTCTCACCATACCTGCCGTCCTTGGGCCTTCTCGAGGGCTCAACATAGGCAACCTTCCAGGGTTCAGGGCCGAGGGCTCTCAAGAAAGTCGACGGATTGAAGGTACCGGCCCCGACTTCGGAACTGTACGGTTGACCAATCACACAACCGTATTCCGACCAGTAGCTCTCGAGTTTGAGAAGCATTTCCTGAAAAGTCATGTTTTGGCTCCGGTCTTCCCCCT is part of the Candidatus Eisenbacteria bacterium genome and encodes:
- a CDS encoding glycine--tRNA ligase subunit alpha; amino-acid sequence: MTFQEMLLKLESYWSEYGCVIGQPYSSEVGAGTFNPSTFLRALGPEPWKVAYVEPSRRPKDGRYGENPNRMQQFYQYQVIVKPSPDDILDVYFRSLEHIGIEPRKHDVRLVEDDWESPTLGAWGLGWQVWLDGTEITQFTYFQQAGGLDLDLVSAEITYGLERIAMIIQGKDRVTEIAWSKDVKWAEIFLQNEKEFCIFNFDEADIETHFKLFEIYEKEAGRLLDKGLVLPGYDHVIKCSHIFNMLDARGAISVTERVSYIGRVRKLARKAALKYLEKRKELGFPLMKTPSPRGRG